In Xiphias gladius isolate SHS-SW01 ecotype Sanya breed wild chromosome 16, ASM1685928v1, whole genome shotgun sequence, a genomic segment contains:
- the LOC120801586 gene encoding trace amine-associated receptor 13c-like, protein MMEILEETELCFPQLLNTSCRKQKHRFFEAMLIYILLSLISLLTVCLNLLVIISISHFKQLHTPTNLLLLSLAVSDFFVGLLMSFQIMLIGSCWLLGDIVCVLYQYLSYVTTSASGGNMLIISVDRYVAICDPLCYPTRITKKRVQVCVCLCWIFSLSFVSVQMKDNLKQPGRHNSCFGECVIVVNSIAGLADLILTFIIPISVIIVLYLRVFVVAVSQARAMRSHIAAVTLQRSVKVTAKKSEMKAARTLGVVVVVFLICLCPYFCINFTGQKTLFNASSVGFVICLFYFNSCVNPVIYAYFYPWFRKSVTLIVTLRILQPDSCEAKML, encoded by the exons ATGATGGAGATCCTGGAAGAAACTGAGCTGTGCTTTCCACAACTCCTCAACACCTCCTGCAGGAAGCAAAAGCATCGTTTCTTTGAGGCCATGTTGATTTACATCCTGCTGTCCCTCATCTCTCTGCTCACTGTGTGTCTCAACCTGCTGGTCATCATTTCTATCTCCCACTTTAA GCAGCTCCACACCCccaccaacctcctcctcctctctctggctgtctcaGATTTCTTCGTGGGCCTCCTCATGTCCTTTCAAATTATGCTCATCGGCAGCTGCTGGCTCCTCGGTGACATCGTGTGTGTTCTGTATCAGTATCTGTCATATGTTACCACCTCTGCCTCAGGAGGAAACATGTTGATCATATCTGTGGACCGCTATGTGGCTATTTGTGATCCTCTTTGTTACCCCACCAGAATCACAAAGAAAAGAGTtcaagtctgtgtttgtctgtgttggatattttctctctcttttgtcagTGTGCAGATGAAGGATAACCTGAAACAACCCGGCAGGCATAACTCCTGCTTTGGAGAGTGTGTCATTGTCGTTAACTCCATTGCTGGACTAGCAGATCTTATTCTGACCTTCATTATTCCCATTTCTGTCATCATAGTTCTGTATCTGAGAGTGTTTGTGGTGGCTGTGTCCCAGGCTCGTGCCATGCGCTCTCACATTGCAGCCGTCACACTCCAGCGTTCAGTGAAAGTAACTGCCAAGAAATCTGAGATGAAAGCAGCCAGGACTCTTGGTGTCGTAGTGGTCGTGTTTCTAATATGTCTCTGCCCATATTTCTGCATCAATTTCACAGGCCAAAAGACCTTGTTCAATGCTTCATCCGTTGGCTTCGTAATATGTCTGTTCTATTTCAACTCCTGTGTCAACCCTGTCATCTATGCCTACTTTTACCCCTGGTTTAGAAAATCTGTTACGCTCATTGTTACACTGAGGATACTGCAGCCAGACTCCTGTGAGGCCAAAATGCTGTAG
- the LOC120801149 gene encoding uncharacterized protein LOC120801149 isoform X2, translating into MTACHFNIFIVFTVYLSFNFHPSHGFKVIQPQFQTINPDGSAVITCEHTVNVSSVEDARLNSISQADTSKRSLLCQKGKKECKNIAMHPENPNKWLFILLNLGPENMTMSYECEFTVRKGHLDYTMKGIPTRLRSGQKETEKDCISPPPPPPPPPSQHYQLIWTLTGLLALIFLYSCAISFVYVRLRMTNNKREPENCTYVEMRKAPLPTDLSFNSFCG; encoded by the exons ATGACAGCTTGCCACTTCAACATCTTCATTGTCTTCACAGTTTATCTGAGCTTCAACTTCCACCCAAGTCATG GTTTTAAGGTGATTCAGCCACAGTTCCAGACTATAAACCCGGATGGGTCAGCCGTTATCACCTGTGAACACACCGTGAACGTCAGCTCTGTTGAAGATGCTCGACTCAACAGCATATCACA AGCAGATACGTCTAAAAGGTCACTGCTCTGCcagaagggaaagaaggaatGTAAGAACATTGCCATGCATCCAGAGAATCCCAACAAGTGGCTCTTCATCTTACTCAACCTTGGGCCAGAGAACATGACCATGTCATATGAGTGTGAGTTCACAGTGAGGAAAGGTCATCTAGATTACACCATGAAAGGAATACCAACCAGACTGCGGTCAG GTCAAAAGGAAACGGAGAAGGACTGCATatctccccctccccctccccctccccctcccagTCAGCATTACCAACTGATCTGGACTCTGACTGGTCTGCTGGCTCTGATATTCCTATACAGCTGTGCCATCAGCTTCGTCTACGTCAGACTGAGGAtgact AACAACAAGAGAGAACCTGAGAACTGCACCTATGTGGAAATGAGGAAGGCTCCTCTGCCAACTGATCTGTCTTTCAACAGTTTTTGTGGGTAG
- the cd28 gene encoding cytotoxic T-lymphocyte protein 4 — protein sequence MMFLTHCMMGLTLLTVLSLCLPVWSALKVIQPYKVVTDSGTALVRCFIQPQPSNDQSPPYPYFEPEEVRLTLLKGLHGTEELCSSIYNFTQDRVTGVVKDREMQCSAKMREGAVEVTVSGLKSTDTDLYRCEIEVFYPPPYLRLTGNGTLIHVLGSSDCSVQGARIGIANRSDEEEDDEGDERTATASIPMVVLVMLVTFVLIVIIYFQTRQCQRGEREIVRQVPGGAYKVDAVPFTCENMA from the exons ATGATGTTCCTGACACACTGTATGATGGGATTGACTTTGTTGACAGTCCTCAgcctctgcctgcctgtgtggaGTG cTTTGAAGGTGATCCAGCCCTACAAAGTGGTGACCGACAGTGGTACAGCACTGGTCCGGTGCTTCATCCAGCCCCAACCCTCCAATGACCAAAGCCCTCCATACCCTTACTTCGAACCCGAGGAAGTCCGTTTGACTCTACTGAAAGGCCTCCACGGCACCGAGGAACTCTGCTCGTCCATCTACAACTTCACACAGGACAGAGTGACAGGTGTGGTGAAGGACAGAGAG atGCAGTGCTCCGCTAAGATGAGGGAGGGTGCTGTGGAAGTGACAGTGTCTGGACTGAAATCCACAGACACAGATTTGTATCGCTGCGAGATAGAGGTTTTCTACCCACCACCTTACCTGCGGCTCACTGGCAACGGCACGCTCATTCATGTCTTAG GCAGCTCTGACTGTTCTGTGCAGGGGGCTCGGATAGGGATTGCAAACCGGAGTGATGAAGAAGAGGACGACGAGGGTGATGAGAGGACGGCAACAGCAAGTATTCCCATGGTCGTACTGGTGATGCTGGTCACATTTGTCCTCATCGTCATTATCTACTTCCAG ACTCGCCAGTGTCAACGAGGGGAGAGGGAGATTGTCCGACAAGTGCCTGGTGGGGCTTACAAGGTGGATGCTGTTCCATTTACGTGTGAAAAcatggcatga
- the LOC120801693 gene encoding trace amine-associated receptor 13c-like, with amino-acid sequence MMTTLEDAELCFPQLLNSSCRKTLLPHSVSILNYTILSSMCLLTATLNLLVIISISHFKQLHTPTNVLLLSLSVSDFFVGLLVSFQIMLLDGCWLLSDLVCVLYYVFDYIITSASIGTMVLISVDRYVAICDPLHYPTKVTVKRAQISVCLCWTCSALCHSLLLRDNFRQPGRYNSCSGECVVVIGYVAGLADLFLSFIAPVTVIIVLYLRVFVVAVSQARAMRSHVAAVALWRSLKVTAKKSEMKAARTLGVVVVVFLLCLCPYFCVALTEQETLLNASSAAFVICLFYFNSCLNPVIYAFFYPWFRKSIKLIVTLQVLKPGSSEAKIA; translated from the exons ATGATGACAACCCTCGAAGATGCCGAACTCTGCTTTCCACAACTCCTCAACTCCTCCTGCAGGAAGACCCTGCTTCCTCACTCCGTATCCATTCTCAATTACACCATTCTGTCGTCCATGTGTCTGCTCACCGCGACTCTCAACCTGCTGGTCatcatctccatctcccacTTCAA GCAGCTCCACACCCCCACCaacgtcctcctcctctctctgtctgtctcagatTTCTTCGTTGGCCTCCTCGTGTCCTTTCAAATTATGCTCTTAGACGGCTGCTGGCTCCTCAGTGACCTCGTGTGTGTTCTGTATTATGTTTTTGACTACATCATTACCTCTGCCTCGATAGGAACCATGGTGCTCATATCTGTTGACCGCTATGTGGCCATTTGTGACCCTCTGCATTACCCcaccaaagtcactgtgaaaagagctcagatcagtgtttgtctgtgttggaCATGTTCTGCTCTCTGTCACAGTTTGTTGCTGAGGGATAACTTCCGACAACCCGGCAGGTATAACTCCTGCTCCGGAGAGTGTGTGGTTGTTATTGGGTATGTTGCCGGACTCGCtgatctgtttttgtcttttattgctCCTGTCACTGTCATCATAGTTCTGTATCTGAGAGTTTTTGTGGTGGCTGTGTCCCAGGCTCGTGCCATGCGCTCTCACGTTGCAGCCGTCGCACTGTGGCGTTCATTGAAAGTAACTGCCAAGAAATCTGAGATGAAAGCAGCCAGGACTCTTGGTGTTGTCgtagttgtgtttttattatgtcTCTGCCcatatttttgtgttgcacTTACAGAGCAGGAAACGTTACTTAATGCTTCATCTGCCGCATTCGTAATATGTCTGTTCTATTTCAACTCCTGTCTAAACCCTGTGATCTATGCCTTTTTCTATCCCTGGTTTAGAAAATCTATTAAACTCATTGTTACCCTTCAAGTGCTGAAGCCAGGCTCCAGTGAGGCCAAGATAGCATAG
- the LOC120801692 gene encoding trace amine-associated receptor 13c-like, with amino-acid sequence MMEILEETQLCFPQLLNTSCRKQKSPHTVAVLIYVLLSAIALLTAALNLLVLISISHFKKLHTPTNLLLLSLAVSDFSVGLLMTFQILLADGCWLLSDHMCVLYGVLDYITTSASVGTMVLIAVDRYVAICDPLRYPTKVTVRGVTICTCLCWVCSALYNSLILQDNFRQPGRYNSCSGECVVVINYIAGVADLILTFIAPVAVIIVLYLRVFVVAVSQARAMRSHIMAVTFQRSGTVLAQKSEMKAARILGVVVVVFLTCHCPYYCSSLVGQNTLFDVTSVPSEIWLFYLNSCLNPVIYAFCYPWFLKSVKLIVTFKILQPGSCEANVIRGENV; translated from the exons ATGATGGAGATCCTGGAAGAAACTCAGCTCTGCTTTCCACAACTCCTCAACACCTCCTGCAGGAAGCAAAAGAGCCCTCACACTGTGGCTGTTCTAATTTACGTCCTGCTGTCCGCCATCGCTCTTCTCACTGCAGCTCTCAACCTGCTGGTCctcatctccatctcccacTTTAA GAAGCTCCACACCCccaccaacctcctcctcctctctctggccGTCTCAGATTTCTCCGTGGGGCTCCTCATGACTTTTCAGATTCTCCTCGCAGACGGCTGCTGGCTTCTCAGTGACCACATGTGTGTTCTGTATGGCGTCTTAGACTACATCACCACCTCCGCCTCAGTAGGAACCATGGTTCTCATAGCTGTTGACCGCTATGTGGCCATTTGTGACCCCCTGCGCTACCCCACCAAAGTCACTGTGAGAGGAGTTACAATCTGTACTTGCCTTTGTTGGGTCTGTTCTGCTCTGTACAACAGTCTCATCCTGCAGGATAACTTCCGACAGCCCGGCAGGTATAACTCCTGCTCCGGAGAGTGTGTGGTTGTCATTAACTACATCGCAGGGGTTGCCGACCTTATTTTGACCTTTATTGCTCCTGTCGCTGTCATCATAGTTCTGTATCTGAGAGTGTTTGTGGTGGCTGTGTCCCAGGCTCGTGCCATGCGCTCTCACATTATGGCCGTCACATTTCAACGTTCGGGGACCGTGCTCGCTCAGAAATCTGAGATGAAGGCAGCCAGGATTCTCGGCGTTGTGGTAGTCGTGTTCCTGACATGCCATTGCCCATATTACTGTTCCTCTCTTGTGGGCCAGAACACTTTGTTTGATGTCACATCAGTGCCCTCAGAGATCTGGCTGTTCTATCTGAACTCCTGTCTAAACCCGGTGATCTATGCCTTTTGTTACCCCTGGTTTCTGAAATCTGTCAAGCTCATCGTTACATTTAAGATACTCCAGCCTGGCTCCTGTGAGGCCAACGTAATAAGGGGAGAGAATGTGTAG
- the LOC120801149 gene encoding uncharacterized protein LOC120801149 isoform X1 — MTACHFNIFIVFTVYLSFNFHPSHGFKVIQPQFQTINPDGSAVITCEHTVNVSSVEDARLNSISQADTSKRSLLCQKGKKECKNIAMHPENPNKWLFILLNLGPENMTMSYECEFTVRKGHLDYTMKGIPTRLRSGQKETEKDCISPPPPPPPPPSQHYQLIWTLTGLLALIFLYSCAISFVYVRLRMTVCLSDLLLSLNCHMSSYLIVWLSQREGVGVSLHLFTMSTGEWSPSVN, encoded by the exons ATGACAGCTTGCCACTTCAACATCTTCATTGTCTTCACAGTTTATCTGAGCTTCAACTTCCACCCAAGTCATG GTTTTAAGGTGATTCAGCCACAGTTCCAGACTATAAACCCGGATGGGTCAGCCGTTATCACCTGTGAACACACCGTGAACGTCAGCTCTGTTGAAGATGCTCGACTCAACAGCATATCACA AGCAGATACGTCTAAAAGGTCACTGCTCTGCcagaagggaaagaaggaatGTAAGAACATTGCCATGCATCCAGAGAATCCCAACAAGTGGCTCTTCATCTTACTCAACCTTGGGCCAGAGAACATGACCATGTCATATGAGTGTGAGTTCACAGTGAGGAAAGGTCATCTAGATTACACCATGAAAGGAATACCAACCAGACTGCGGTCAG GTCAAAAGGAAACGGAGAAGGACTGCATatctccccctccccctccccctccccctcccagTCAGCATTACCAACTGATCTGGACTCTGACTGGTCTGCTGGCTCTGATATTCCTATACAGCTGTGCCATCAGCTTCGTCTACGTCAGACTGAGGAtgactgtatgtctgtctgacTTATTGCTTTCTCTTAATTGTCACATGTCTTCGTATCTGATTGTCTGGTTGTCACAGAGAGAGGGTGTTGGGGTTTCACTTCACTTATTCACTATGTCCACAGGTGAGTGGTCTCCGTCAGTGAATTAG